In Anseongella ginsenosidimutans, one genomic interval encodes:
- the hisB gene encoding bifunctional histidinol-phosphatase/imidazoleglycerol-phosphate dehydratase HisB: protein MKKVLFIDRDGTIIAEPPFDFQVDSLEKLEFLPYAISSLKKLQDYGYELLMVSNQDGRGTDSFPEEDFLKPQEKMLTVLRNEGVEFAEIFIDPSFEHENSPNRKPNTGLLVPYLARNQVDMTHSYVIGDRYTDVQLAKNLGCKSIRFGPENDPEADISLSSWQEITAFLCKGQNRRASLERNTKETRIRLLLDLDGAGTPHINTGLKFYDHMLDQLVKHSGIDLELNVEGDLEVDEHHTIEDTAIALGQAFRQALGDKRGIERYGFLLPMDEALIQCAIDLSGRAWMVFKGSFKREYVGDFPTEMFEHWLKSFSDNAGINLNLHILEGQNDHHKIEASFKALAKCIKQAIKITSDELPTTKGTL from the coding sequence ATGAAGAAAGTATTATTCATAGACCGGGACGGAACCATTATTGCCGAACCTCCTTTTGATTTCCAGGTAGACAGCCTTGAAAAGCTGGAGTTTCTTCCTTATGCCATTTCAAGCCTGAAAAAATTGCAGGATTATGGATATGAATTGCTCATGGTCAGTAACCAGGACGGAAGGGGAACCGATTCCTTCCCGGAAGAAGATTTCCTGAAACCCCAGGAAAAAATGCTGACTGTGCTGCGGAACGAAGGCGTTGAATTCGCAGAGATATTCATTGACCCGTCTTTCGAACACGAGAACAGCCCTAATCGCAAACCAAACACGGGCCTGCTGGTTCCCTACCTGGCCAGGAACCAGGTGGACATGACGCATTCCTACGTAATCGGCGATCGCTACACCGATGTGCAGCTGGCAAAGAACCTGGGCTGCAAAAGTATCCGCTTCGGGCCGGAAAACGACCCGGAAGCTGATATCAGCCTCTCTTCCTGGCAGGAAATCACCGCTTTCCTGTGCAAAGGCCAGAACAGGCGGGCCTCCCTGGAGCGCAACACAAAAGAAACACGGATCCGTTTACTGCTTGACCTCGACGGCGCCGGAACTCCGCATATCAACACCGGCCTGAAATTTTATGACCATATGCTGGACCAGTTGGTCAAACATTCGGGAATTGACCTGGAACTGAACGTAGAGGGTGACCTGGAGGTGGATGAACACCATACCATTGAAGACACGGCAATTGCGCTCGGCCAGGCTTTCAGGCAGGCCCTCGGCGACAAACGAGGGATAGAACGGTACGGCTTCCTCCTGCCAATGGACGAAGCCCTGATACAATGCGCCATTGACCTTTCCGGCCGCGCCTGGATGGTTTTCAAAGGCTCATTCAAACGGGAATATGTAGGAGATTTCCCCACCGAAATGTTTGAACACTGGTTAAAATCCTTTTCAGACAACGCAGGCATTAATCTGAACCTGCATATCCTTGAAGGACAAAATGACCACCATAAAATAGAAGCCAGCTTCAAAGCGCTGGCCAAGTGTATAAAACAGGCGATCAAAATAACAAGCGACGAATTGCCGACTACTAAGGGCACGCTTTAA
- the hisC gene encoding histidinol-phosphate transaminase, giving the protein MNMAKKLKDFFDLNRLVRENIRQLVPYSSARDEFTGSARIFLDANENAFGSPLPQPYNRYPDPLQVRLKEALSRIKSVPPSRIFLGNGSDEAIDLLFRAFCSPGIDNVITLPPTYGMYEVSARINDVEVRKAPLLPGFQPDLDAIAREIDENTKLIFICSPNNPTGNSIGREAIETILSNFNGLVVIDEAYINYSRYRSFIQELDEYPNLVVLQTLSKAWGLAGLRIGMAFASEAIVHIFNKVKPPYNLNEASQQLALTALDNLEKVNDWIKQTTAERGQLEKALQDLPFVQKVFPSDANFLLVKTLDPKAVYRHLVKEGIVVRDRSRVKLCEGCLRITVGTPEENAELRDSLKKMA; this is encoded by the coding sequence ATGAACATGGCGAAAAAATTGAAAGACTTTTTTGACCTCAACCGGCTGGTAAGGGAAAACATCCGGCAACTGGTCCCCTACTCATCGGCCCGGGATGAATTCACCGGCAGCGCGCGCATTTTCCTGGATGCCAATGAAAATGCTTTTGGCTCTCCCCTGCCTCAGCCCTACAACCGCTACCCCGATCCGCTCCAGGTCAGGTTAAAAGAGGCGCTGAGCCGGATCAAATCGGTTCCGCCTTCCCGGATATTCCTCGGGAACGGCAGCGACGAAGCCATCGATCTTTTATTCAGAGCTTTTTGCAGCCCGGGAATAGATAACGTGATCACGCTTCCACCTACTTACGGAATGTATGAAGTATCGGCCCGCATCAATGATGTGGAAGTGCGGAAAGCGCCGCTGCTCCCGGGTTTTCAGCCCGACCTGGATGCCATTGCCCGGGAAATTGACGAAAACACGAAGCTGATATTCATCTGCTCACCGAATAACCCGACCGGAAATTCCATTGGGCGCGAGGCCATAGAAACCATACTAAGTAATTTTAACGGGCTGGTAGTCATCGATGAAGCCTATATCAATTACTCCCGTTACCGCTCCTTTATCCAGGAGCTGGACGAGTATCCAAACCTGGTCGTGCTGCAAACGCTGTCCAAAGCCTGGGGCCTGGCCGGCCTGCGCATAGGCATGGCCTTCGCTTCGGAAGCCATTGTTCATATATTCAATAAGGTAAAACCGCCATATAACCTGAACGAAGCCTCGCAGCAACTGGCGCTGACTGCCCTTGACAACCTGGAAAAGGTGAACGACTGGATAAAGCAAACAACCGCGGAACGCGGGCAGCTGGAAAAGGCGCTGCAAGATTTGCCCTTCGTGCAAAAGGTATTTCCTTCAGATGCAAATTTCCTGCTGGTAAAAACCCTCGATCCAAAAGCCGTGTACCGGCACCTGGTAAAGGAAGGCATCGTGGTACGTGACCGTTCCAGGGTAAAGCTTTGCGAAGGCTGCCTGCGTATCACTGTGGGAACGCCGGAAGAAAACGCTGAGCTACGAGATTCATTAAAAAAAATGGCTTGA
- a CDS encoding RNA methyltransferase: protein MRKLKNEELGRPGLEEFRKQPKLPLAIVLDNVRSMNNVGSVFRTADAFSVEEIWLCGITGQPPHREIEKTALGATRSVRWQYARDIHEALNALQEENYLLIAIEQAEQSLPLNEFRPLATEKYAFIFGNEVNGVSDEAMARAGDCIEIPQFGTKHSLNIAVSAGILVWDYYLKRFYS from the coding sequence TGGGAAGGCCCGGCCTGGAGGAGTTCAGAAAACAGCCAAAGCTTCCCCTTGCTATCGTGCTGGACAATGTACGCAGCATGAATAATGTGGGGTCTGTTTTCCGGACCGCGGACGCCTTCTCCGTGGAAGAGATCTGGCTATGCGGCATCACGGGCCAGCCGCCCCACCGGGAAATTGAGAAGACCGCCCTTGGAGCCACCCGTTCGGTCCGATGGCAATATGCCCGGGATATCCATGAGGCCTTAAACGCGCTGCAGGAAGAAAATTACCTCCTGATTGCCATTGAGCAGGCCGAACAGAGCCTTCCGCTTAATGAATTCCGGCCCCTTGCAACCGAAAAATACGCCTTCATTTTCGGAAACGAAGTAAACGGGGTAAGCGATGAAGCCATGGCCCGCGCCGGCGACTGTATCGAGATTCCCCAGTTTGGCACCAAACACTCCCTGAACATTGCGGTAAGCGCAGGAATCCTGGTTTGGGATTATTACCTGAAACGTTTTTATAGCTGA
- the hisG gene encoding ATP phosphoribosyltransferase, protein MKTLKIAIQKSGRLNEKSVDILSKCGLSFENYKSSLISPVQNFPLEILFLRDDDIPEYVQDGIADLGIVGENVIEETGADVTYLHRLGFGKCTLKIAVPNHSEINSLNDLEGKSIATSYPNILKKFLNKNQVQADVRVISGSVEISTNLGLSDAICDIVSTGGTLKSNGLKPFADVLSSEAILIAKNGIADENEQVQELLLRLRSVLRAKENKYVVMNTERSNIEAISNLLSGIKSPTIVPLAEEGWCAVHTVISEKDFWEKISKLRKAGAQGIVVLPVEKIIF, encoded by the coding sequence TTGAAAACTCTCAAAATCGCCATACAGAAATCCGGGCGGCTCAACGAAAAATCAGTAGATATTCTCAGCAAATGCGGGCTTAGTTTCGAAAACTACAAGAGTTCGCTGATCTCCCCCGTACAAAACTTCCCGCTGGAAATCCTTTTCCTCCGTGATGACGATATCCCCGAATACGTGCAGGACGGCATCGCCGACCTGGGCATCGTTGGAGAAAATGTGATCGAGGAAACCGGGGCTGACGTTACCTACCTGCACCGGCTGGGCTTCGGGAAATGCACGCTTAAGATCGCGGTTCCGAACCATAGCGAAATCAACAGCCTTAATGACCTGGAAGGAAAGTCCATTGCTACTTCCTACCCGAATATCCTGAAGAAATTCCTGAACAAGAACCAGGTACAGGCCGATGTCAGGGTCATCAGCGGATCGGTGGAAATATCCACCAACCTCGGGCTGAGCGACGCCATTTGTGACATAGTTTCCACAGGAGGCACATTAAAGAGCAACGGCTTAAAGCCTTTTGCAGACGTGCTTTCCTCGGAAGCTATTCTTATCGCAAAAAATGGTATCGCTGATGAAAACGAGCAGGTCCAGGAATTGTTATTAAGATTGCGATCGGTACTCCGTGCCAAGGAAAACAAGTACGTGGTCATGAATACCGAACGCAGTAATATCGAAGCGATCAGCAATTTGCTATCTGGCATAAAAAGCCCTACTATTGTTCCTTTAGCCGAAGAAGGATGGTGCGCCGTACACACCGTCATTTCTGAAAAAGACTTCTGGGAGAAGATCAGCAAACTGCGCAAGGCAGGAGCCCAGGGAATCGTGGTGCTTCCTGTTGAAAAAATAATTTTCTGA
- the hisD gene encoding histidinol dehydrogenase — translation MLKAYSYAKLSALEIAGLCERNIDVSNKISKTVEEIIDRVKDAGDHALSDFAEKFDGVIPERLFVEKEELGKLAAQVNEKARKALQVAYANIYKFHQTQLAREEKIETTGGVSCWREYRAIQKVGLYIPGGTAVLPSTLLMLGIPAKIAGCRDIVVCCPPGKDGKLSPYIAYVAKILGIEKVYIVGGAQAIAAMALGTETIPKVSKLFGPGNQYVTRAKMIVHSRYGVAIDMPAGPSEVLVIADESCRPDFVAADLLAQAEHSPDSQAILVATSAGIIEKVNKSLSDQLAELPRMEIAGKALSNSYAIETANLNEAVTFANHYASEHLILASEQYESLIPQIRNAGSVFLGNFAPEAAGDYASGTNHTLPTSGFARAYSGVSVDAFVKKVTFQHITEEGIANLGPIIETLAEIEGLEAHRRSVAIRRGGI, via the coding sequence ATGCTGAAAGCCTATTCATACGCTAAACTAAGCGCCTTGGAGATCGCTGGTTTATGTGAACGCAATATCGACGTATCCAATAAGATCAGTAAAACCGTCGAAGAGATCATTGACCGGGTAAAGGACGCGGGCGACCATGCTTTATCAGACTTTGCGGAAAAGTTTGACGGCGTCATTCCGGAACGTTTATTCGTGGAAAAAGAAGAACTGGGCAAACTGGCGGCGCAGGTTAACGAAAAGGCACGTAAAGCGCTCCAGGTGGCCTATGCTAATATCTATAAGTTCCACCAGACGCAGCTGGCCCGGGAAGAGAAAATTGAAACTACCGGGGGGGTTAGTTGCTGGCGGGAATACAGGGCCATACAGAAAGTAGGCCTTTATATTCCCGGCGGAACGGCTGTGCTGCCCTCCACCCTGCTAATGCTGGGCATTCCGGCCAAGATAGCGGGCTGCCGCGATATCGTTGTTTGCTGCCCGCCGGGAAAAGACGGAAAATTAAGCCCTTACATTGCTTACGTGGCAAAAATATTAGGCATAGAAAAAGTGTATATCGTTGGCGGAGCGCAGGCTATTGCCGCTATGGCCCTGGGCACGGAAACCATTCCCAAGGTGAGCAAGCTGTTCGGACCCGGAAATCAATATGTCACCAGGGCCAAAATGATCGTACATTCCCGCTACGGAGTCGCCATAGACATGCCCGCAGGCCCTTCGGAAGTGCTGGTAATCGCAGACGAAAGCTGCCGCCCCGATTTTGTCGCCGCTGACCTGCTGGCACAGGCGGAACACAGCCCGGACAGCCAGGCTATCCTGGTTGCCACCTCGGCAGGAATTATTGAAAAAGTGAATAAGTCGCTGAGCGACCAGCTGGCGGAACTGCCGCGCATGGAAATTGCCGGCAAAGCCCTGAGTAATTCCTACGCTATTGAAACAGCCAACCTGAACGAAGCGGTTACCTTTGCCAATCATTATGCGAGCGAACACCTGATCCTTGCCAGTGAGCAGTACGAATCGCTGATTCCGCAGATCCGGAATGCCGGTTCGGTTTTCCTGGGTAATTTCGCACCCGAAGCAGCCGGCGATTATGCCTCCGGCACCAACCATACCCTGCCTACGTCCGGCTTTGCCAGGGCTTATTCAGGCGTTTCCGTTGATGCTTTTGTAAAGAAAGTGACCTTCCAGCATATCACGGAAGAGGGAATAGCCAACCTGGGCCCGATTATCGAAACCCTGGCAGAAATTGAAGGACTGGAAGCGCACAGACGGTCGGTGGCAATCAGGCGAGGCGGAATTTGA